In Saccharolobus solfataricus, a genomic segment contains:
- a CDS encoding C4-dicarboxylate ABC transporter has product MSLDDIFGQPISFTMLMGIAGISIASYYDRLTSLSLSSFGISIALLSLLTFFSILNLNRMKYEMVDIMAVISGLTLFIARLRLLYSSLFYFIPLVILSIFYLIIAYRVLRSLKQVSFKYHLLGVAITLLSIELRSYLPILSFIFVCIGIVMYLMVTSLLLKRILKEKNVIKLIDGSIWIQMGLPALISFAISPFSKVVSLVFWYLALIFLPLVILASLIKLISIEISIRQFHPSLWSVIFPQAVLSTATLNIVRVRFIALPILYEISISVLFSALSLFLLFLSIAVFSITS; this is encoded by the coding sequence TAGATTAACTTCTCTATCGTTATCATCCTTTGGAATATCAATAGCGTTACTATCTCTCTTAACCTTCTTTTCAATTCTCAATTTAAACCGAATGAAATACGAAATGGTTGACATTATGGCTGTTATCTCTGGACTTACCTTATTTATCGCAAGGTTGAGATTGCTCTATTCTTCCCTCTTTTATTTTATCCCCTTGGTAATACTATCGATCTTTTACCTAATAATAGCATATAGGGTCCTCAGATCTCTAAAACAAGTTTCGTTTAAGTACCACTTACTTGGAGTTGCAATCACACTTCTCTCAATCGAATTACGTAGTTACTTGCCTATCTTATCTTTTATATTCGTGTGCATCGGTATTGTAATGTACCTCATGGTAACTTCCCTCCTATTGAAGAGGATATTGAAGGAGAAGAACGTAATCAAGCTCATAGATGGTTCCATATGGATTCAAATGGGATTACCCGCTTTGATATCTTTTGCTATTAGCCCTTTTTCTAAAGTAGTGAGTTTAGTTTTTTGGTATTTAGCTCTGATATTCTTACCTCTGGTAATACTAGCTAGTCTAATCAAATTAATTTCTATTGAGATTTCAATTAGACAATTTCATCCATCTCTATGGTCAGTAATATTTCCTCAAGCGGTTCTCTCAACCGCTACGCTCAATATCGTAAGGGTACGCTTTATCGCTTTACCCATCTTATACGAGATTTCAATATCTGTACTGTTTTCAGCACTTTCTCTGTTTCTACTATTTCTCTCTATTGCAGTCTTTTCAATTACAAGCTAA